In Marivirga salinae, a single window of DNA contains:
- a CDS encoding tetratricopeptide repeat-containing sensor histidine kinase, whose translation MSKKAILILTFFSISTCYLHAQNSTIVSDWNWFKALEEHISTANAEELLENKQEKLQSAKDIDRNDIESKISKELAFIHIHKTNNLEKAMALLIRALEIDESTENESALIFTYIGFYQLFEQVEDYYYGKEFLEKASNLLRNYNIPPLRLYINQNLGYTYYATGETGKSIEQHQNILQYAKAERIPKIEAKAHTDLADIYANENVYDKALIHYKNALDTYRRIKSPLQEAECLNAIGDIYLMQDNSEKAYENYVVALDILTDIKNAEAQLAALYNSVGRYYLKKNNAERALANLRLANPLAQSSQNQELVQETYALLSKTYKDLGDYKNALDYSELFKALDDFLQKEKNDRSILKMQSRYSINQKQSLIDQLELNRIQKEFELEEEKRFKNFLIIMVALIAIILLLILTLFIVQRKNNSRLKAANLKVKAQNDELEDLNATKDKFFSIISHDLKGPLNSLTSFSGLLMNHTSSLSTEEIQMLAKDLDKSIKNLFTLLENLLQWSRSQTGNIEFTAEEFDLIETLNENKKLLEKQAENKNINIEVKNTKSITAKAHPNSITTVIRNLLSNAIKFTEEGGQIKMGVVEEKNRYVVKIADNGVGMPKEVANKIFRIDTKHSTQGTAKEKGTGLGLILCKEFVEKNGGEIWVKSEEGKGTIFSFSIPK comes from the coding sequence ATGTCTAAGAAAGCGATTTTAATACTTACGTTTTTTTCCATTTCAACCTGCTATCTGCATGCACAGAATTCTACTATTGTTTCTGATTGGAATTGGTTTAAGGCATTAGAAGAACACATTTCTACAGCAAATGCAGAAGAATTACTTGAAAACAAACAAGAAAAATTACAATCTGCAAAGGACATTGACAGGAATGATATTGAAAGTAAAATTTCAAAAGAGCTAGCTTTCATCCATATCCATAAAACCAACAATCTGGAAAAAGCGATGGCACTGCTCATAAGAGCATTAGAAATAGATGAATCAACAGAAAATGAATCAGCTTTAATTTTCACCTATATCGGCTTTTATCAACTTTTTGAACAAGTAGAAGATTATTATTATGGTAAAGAGTTTTTGGAAAAAGCTTCTAATCTACTTAGAAACTACAACATCCCTCCTCTCAGACTTTATATCAATCAGAATTTAGGTTATACTTATTATGCCACCGGAGAAACAGGTAAATCCATAGAACAGCATCAAAATATTCTTCAATATGCCAAAGCAGAGAGAATACCTAAAATTGAAGCAAAAGCTCATACGGATTTAGCAGATATATATGCTAATGAAAATGTATATGATAAAGCTTTAATTCATTATAAAAATGCTCTAGATACTTACAGGAGAATAAAATCACCCTTGCAAGAAGCAGAATGCTTAAATGCCATAGGCGACATATATTTGATGCAAGATAATTCCGAAAAAGCTTATGAAAATTATGTGGTTGCACTAGATATCTTAACAGACATAAAAAATGCAGAAGCACAGTTAGCTGCTTTATATAATTCTGTTGGTCGATATTATTTGAAAAAAAACAATGCTGAAAGAGCATTAGCTAATTTAAGATTAGCTAATCCATTGGCGCAGAGCTCACAAAATCAAGAGTTAGTTCAGGAGACTTATGCATTATTAAGCAAAACTTATAAAGATTTAGGAGATTATAAGAACGCGCTTGATTATAGTGAATTATTCAAAGCCTTAGATGATTTTCTTCAAAAGGAGAAAAATGATAGAAGTATTTTAAAAATGCAAAGTCGATACTCCATCAATCAAAAACAAAGCTTAATTGACCAATTAGAATTAAATAGAATTCAAAAGGAGTTTGAACTTGAAGAAGAGAAAAGATTCAAAAATTTCTTGATCATTATGGTGGCACTAATAGCCATAATCCTATTGTTAATTCTGACACTATTTATAGTACAGAGAAAAAATAATTCTAGGCTAAAAGCAGCAAACCTAAAAGTAAAAGCTCAAAATGATGAATTAGAGGACTTAAATGCAACAAAAGACAAATTCTTTTCTATTATCAGTCATGATTTAAAAGGTCCTTTAAACTCGCTAACCTCCTTCTCTGGTCTATTGATGAACCATACTAGCAGTTTGAGTACTGAAGAGATTCAAATGTTAGCTAAAGACTTAGATAAATCCATTAAAAATCTTTTTACTTTATTGGAAAACCTATTACAATGGTCTCGATCTCAGACAGGAAATATAGAATTTACCGCTGAAGAATTTGATCTTATTGAAACATTGAATGAAAATAAAAAATTACTAGAGAAACAGGCAGAAAATAAAAACATCAACATTGAAGTTAAAAATACTAAATCCATAACGGCAAAAGCTCATCCTAACTCCATCACCACAGTAATTAGAAATTTGTTGTCAAACGCAATTAAATTCACTGAAGAAGGTGGACAAATTAAAATGGGAGTAGTAGAAGAAAAAAATCGTTATGTAGTAAAAATAGCTGACAATGGTGTTGGTATGCCGAAAGAGGTTGCTAATAAAATTTTCAGAATAGATACAAAACATTCAACTCAGGGAACAGCAAAAGAAAAAGGAACTGGTTTAGGACTTATTTTATGTAAAGAATTTGTAGAGAAAAATGGTGGTGAAATATGGGTGAAAAGTGAAGAAGGAAAAGGGACTATCTTCTCATTTTCTATTCCTAAATAA
- a CDS encoding sigma-54-dependent transcriptional regulator has protein sequence MSKILLIDDEASIRQTLKEILEYEKYQVEEVANGAEGLKKIESEHYDLVLCDIKMPKMDGMELLNAVYDKGIEIPFIMISAHGTIDNAVEATKKGAFDFISKPPDLNRLLVSVRNALDKSNLMAETKTLRKKVSKKYEMIGTSKELEEVKDTIAKVAPTDARVLIIGENGTGKELVARQIHEQSERGKSSMVEVNCAAIPSELIESELFGHEKGSFTSAVKQRIGKFEQATGGTLFLDEIGDMPLSAQAKVLRALQENKINRVGGDKDIKVDVRIIAATNKNLKDAIENGEFREDLFHRLSVIRINVPPLKDRKDDIPELVERFLSDIAEEHGSKKKSIDKDALNQLKEYNWSGNIRELRNVVERLIILGADKITAQDVKKYIE, from the coding sequence ATGTCCAAAATACTATTGATCGATGATGAAGCCAGTATTCGCCAAACATTGAAGGAAATACTGGAATACGAAAAATATCAAGTAGAGGAAGTAGCAAATGGTGCTGAAGGTTTGAAAAAAATTGAAAGCGAACATTACGACCTTGTCCTTTGTGACATTAAAATGCCTAAAATGGATGGTATGGAATTGCTCAATGCTGTTTATGATAAAGGCATAGAGATTCCTTTTATCATGATTTCTGCTCACGGAACTATTGATAATGCAGTTGAAGCTACTAAAAAAGGGGCCTTCGATTTCATTTCCAAACCCCCTGATTTAAATAGATTATTGGTATCTGTTAGAAATGCTTTAGATAAGTCAAATTTGATGGCTGAAACTAAAACGCTCAGAAAGAAAGTTTCTAAGAAATATGAAATGATAGGCACATCCAAGGAATTGGAAGAAGTGAAAGATACGATTGCTAAAGTAGCTCCTACTGATGCTAGAGTGTTGATCATAGGCGAGAATGGAACTGGTAAAGAATTGGTTGCAAGACAAATCCATGAACAAAGTGAAAGAGGTAAATCTTCAATGGTGGAGGTCAACTGTGCTGCAATCCCATCTGAATTAATAGAAAGCGAATTGTTTGGACATGAAAAAGGATCTTTTACATCAGCAGTGAAGCAGAGAATTGGCAAATTTGAACAAGCCACTGGCGGAACCTTATTTCTAGATGAAATTGGTGATATGCCATTGTCTGCTCAAGCAAAAGTATTACGAGCATTACAAGAAAATAAAATCAATAGAGTTGGTGGAGATAAGGACATAAAAGTGGATGTGAGAATTATTGCCGCTACCAATAAGAACCTTAAAGATGCTATTGAAAATGGTGAATTTCGAGAAGATTTATTCCATAGATTAAGCGTGATCAGAATCAATGTCCCTCCATTGAAAGATAGAAAAGATGATATTCCCGAGTTGGTAGAAAGGTTTTTAAGTGATATAGCAGAAGAACACGGATCAAAGAAAAAATCAATCGATAAAGATGCACTTAATCAATTAAAGGAATATAATTGGAGTGGTAATATTCGTGAACTTCGGAATGTAGTAGAGAGACTAATAATTTTAGGAGCTGATAAAATTACTGCTCAGGACGTAAAAAAGTATATTGAATAA
- a CDS encoding Smr/MutS family protein, with protein MQIGDRVRLMKGTEEGIVVKMLDKSLVEVEIEDGFAIPVLESELVVVSSDESTAFDMPKYESQKPNKQKTVYEQPNQLKGFHLAIIPLNDHLNSIYFLNPSKADILIMANEINGKNEEKTILSEKIFAEKFSKITERNMDHLITWAPLSFTILTENSKWSIPMRPEKITVKIKAKHFQKDKTDIPFLNKKGYLIPLNQSSKETIEPEKIDVEKLKDSFFKGKEETASYRSSEKSNTTIPEIDLHIETIDPYYENLPKEDILQIQLSKFEEKLNEAFMAGLDEIIFIHGVGNGVLRNNIHKQLSQHHNIQFFKDTHKEKFGYGATLVKIK; from the coding sequence ATGCAAATAGGCGATAGAGTAAGATTGATGAAAGGCACTGAAGAAGGCATAGTTGTGAAAATGCTGGACAAATCTTTAGTGGAAGTGGAAATTGAAGATGGTTTTGCTATTCCAGTATTGGAATCTGAATTGGTGGTGGTTTCATCTGATGAAAGTACAGCTTTTGACATGCCGAAATACGAAAGTCAAAAGCCAAATAAACAAAAAACGGTTTACGAACAGCCTAACCAATTGAAAGGCTTTCACTTAGCCATTATCCCATTGAATGATCATTTAAACAGTATATATTTCTTAAACCCATCTAAGGCGGATATTCTGATAATGGCAAATGAAATAAATGGGAAAAATGAAGAGAAAACCATATTATCTGAGAAAATATTTGCTGAAAAATTTAGTAAAATCACCGAAAGAAATATGGATCACCTCATTACATGGGCTCCCCTTTCATTTACGATTTTAACTGAAAACAGTAAATGGTCTATACCTATGAGGCCAGAAAAAATCACAGTGAAAATAAAAGCTAAGCATTTTCAAAAAGACAAAACCGACATTCCCTTTTTAAATAAAAAAGGCTACTTGATTCCCTTAAATCAATCTTCAAAAGAAACAATTGAACCTGAAAAAATTGACGTAGAAAAATTAAAAGACAGCTTTTTTAAAGGAAAAGAAGAAACAGCAAGTTATAGAAGTAGTGAAAAAAGTAACACAACAATACCAGAAATAGACTTGCATATTGAAACCATTGATCCTTATTATGAAAATTTACCTAAGGAGGATATTTTGCAAATTCAACTATCAAAATTTGAGGAGAAACTCAATGAAGCTTTTATGGCAGGCTTGGATGAAATTATTTTTATTCATGGTGTTGGAAATGGAGTTTTGAGAAATAATATTCACAAGCAATTATCGCAACATCATAATATTCAGTTTTTTAAAGATACGCACAAAGAAAAATTTGGCTATGGCGCAACATTAGTAAAGATTAAATAA